A region from the Pseudomonas sp. P8_229 genome encodes:
- a CDS encoding efflux RND transporter permease subunit, with amino-acid sequence MKGSFNLSEWALKHQSFVWYLMFVALLMGVFSYFNLGREEDPSFTIKTMVIQTKWPGATQEETLKQVTDRIEKKLEELDSLDYVKSYTRPGESTVYVYLRDTTSAKDIPEIWYQVRKKINDIRGQFPQGIQGPGFNDEFGDVYGSVYAFTADGLTMRQLRDYVEQARAEIRNVPGLGKIEMIGQQDEVIYLNFSTRKLAALGIDQRQVVQSLQSQNAVTPAGVIEAGPERISVRTSGQFASEKDLAEVNLKLNDRFYRLADIADISRGYVDPATPEFRFDSKPAIGLAIAMQKGGNVQAFGKALHARIDQLTADLPVGVGVHTVSDQAVVVEEAVGGFTSALFEAVVIVLVVSFISLGVRAGLVVACSIPLVLAMVFVYMEYSGITMQRISLGALIIALGLLVDDAMITVEMMVTRLEMGESKEQAATFAYTSTAFPMLTGTLVTVAGFVPIGLNASSAGEYTYTLFAVIAVAMLVSWVVAVFFAPVIGVHILSANVKPHEAEPGRIGRAFNGGLLWAMRNRWWAIGITVLCFVLAVFCMRFVQNQFFPSSDRPEILVDLNLPQNASIDETRKAVDKLEETLKGDPDIVRWSTYIGQGAIRFYLPLDQQLQNPYYAQLVIVSKGFESREALSQRLRERLHKEFVGIGSYVQALEMGPPVGRPIQYRVSGKDIDQVRMHAIDLATELDKNEHIGEIIYDWNEPGKVLRIDIAQDKARQLGLSSEDVANLMNSIVSGAPLTQVNDDIYLINVVGRAVNAERGTPETLQNLQIVTPNGTSIPLLAFATVRYELEQPLVWRRDRLPTITIKASVRDEIQPTDLVKILKPSIDAFADKLPVGYKVATGGTVEESGKAQGPIAKVLPLMLFLMATFLMIQLHSVQKMFLVASVAPLGLIGVVLALVPTGTPMGFVAILGILALIGIIIRNSVILVTQIDEFERKGYAPWDAVVEATEHRRRPILLTAAAASMGMIPIAREVFWGPMAYAMIGGIVVATLLTLLFLPALYVAWYKIREPKKDAQ; translated from the coding sequence ATGAAAGGCTCTTTCAACCTCTCCGAATGGGCCCTCAAGCATCAGTCGTTCGTCTGGTATCTGATGTTCGTCGCGTTGTTGATGGGGGTGTTTTCGTACTTCAATCTGGGGCGCGAAGAAGACCCCTCGTTCACCATCAAGACCATGGTGATCCAGACCAAATGGCCGGGCGCGACGCAGGAGGAAACCCTCAAGCAGGTCACCGACCGCATCGAGAAAAAACTCGAAGAACTCGATTCCCTCGATTACGTGAAAAGTTACACGCGCCCCGGTGAGTCGACGGTGTACGTGTACCTGCGCGACACCACCAGCGCCAAGGACATCCCGGAAATCTGGTACCAGGTGCGCAAGAAGATCAACGACATTCGCGGCCAGTTTCCCCAGGGCATTCAAGGCCCGGGGTTCAACGACGAGTTCGGCGACGTGTACGGTTCTGTCTACGCGTTTACCGCCGACGGCCTGACCATGCGCCAGTTGCGCGACTACGTGGAACAGGCCCGCGCCGAGATCCGTAACGTGCCGGGGCTGGGCAAGATCGAGATGATCGGCCAGCAGGACGAAGTGATCTACCTGAACTTCTCCACCCGCAAACTTGCCGCCCTGGGTATCGATCAGCGTCAGGTGGTGCAGAGCCTGCAATCGCAGAACGCCGTGACCCCGGCGGGGGTGATCGAGGCCGGTCCGGAGCGTATTTCGGTGCGCACCTCGGGGCAGTTCGCTTCGGAAAAGGATCTGGCCGAGGTCAATCTCAAGCTCAATGACCGTTTCTACCGTCTGGCCGACATCGCCGACATCAGCCGGGGTTACGTCGACCCGGCCACGCCGGAGTTCCGTTTCGACAGCAAACCGGCGATCGGTCTGGCGATCGCCATGCAGAAGGGCGGCAACGTGCAGGCTTTCGGCAAGGCCCTGCACGCGCGTATCGACCAGCTGACGGCAGACTTGCCGGTCGGGGTCGGTGTGCACACCGTTTCCGATCAGGCTGTGGTGGTTGAGGAGGCCGTTGGCGGCTTCACCAGCGCGCTGTTCGAAGCGGTGGTAATCGTGTTGGTGGTGAGTTTCATCAGTCTCGGCGTGCGCGCCGGTCTGGTGGTGGCGTGCTCGATCCCGTTGGTGCTGGCCATGGTGTTTGTGTACATGGAGTACAGCGGAATCACCATGCAGCGGATTTCCCTCGGCGCGCTGATCATTGCTCTCGGCCTGCTGGTGGACGACGCGATGATCACCGTGGAGATGATGGTCACACGCCTGGAAATGGGCGAAAGCAAAGAGCAGGCGGCGACGTTCGCCTACACCTCCACGGCGTTCCCGATGCTCACCGGTACGCTGGTGACCGTCGCCGGTTTCGTGCCCATCGGCCTCAACGCCAGTTCGGCCGGCGAGTACACCTACACGCTGTTTGCGGTGATTGCCGTGGCGATGCTGGTGTCGTGGGTGGTGGCAGTGTTCTTTGCGCCGGTGATCGGCGTGCACATTCTCAGCGCCAACGTGAAACCGCATGAAGCGGAACCGGGGCGCATCGGCCGCGCATTCAACGGCGGTCTGTTGTGGGCCATGCGCAACCGCTGGTGGGCCATCGGCATCACGGTGCTGTGCTTTGTGCTGGCGGTGTTTTGCATGCGTTTTGTGCAGAACCAGTTTTTCCCGTCGTCGGATCGCCCGGAAATCCTGGTCGACCTGAACCTGCCGCAAAACGCCTCCATCGACGAAACCCGCAAGGCCGTCGACAAGCTCGAAGAAACGCTCAAGGGCGATCCGGACATCGTGCGCTGGAGCACCTACATCGGGCAGGGCGCGATCCGTTTTTACCTGCCTCTCGACCAGCAACTGCAGAACCCGTACTACGCGCAACTGGTGATCGTCAGCAAGGGTTTCGAATCCCGTGAGGCGCTCAGTCAGCGCCTGCGCGAACGCTTGCACAAGGAATTCGTCGGCATCGGCAGTTACGTTCAGGCACTGGAAATGGGGCCGCCGGTGGGGCGTCCGATCCAGTACCGGGTCAGCGGCAAGGACATCGATCAGGTGCGCATGCACGCCATCGACCTGGCGACTGAACTGGACAAGAACGAGCACATTGGCGAGATCATCTACGACTGGAACGAGCCGGGCAAAGTCCTGCGCATCGACATCGCCCAGGACAAGGCGCGTCAGCTCGGGCTGTCGTCCGAAGACGTGGCGAACCTGATGAACAGCATTGTCAGTGGTGCGCCGCTGACCCAGGTCAACGACGATATCTACCTGATCAACGTGGTCGGCCGGGCGGTGAACGCCGAGCGCGGAACGCCGGAAACCCTGCAGAACCTGCAGATCGTCACGCCCAATGGCACGTCGATCCCGCTGCTGGCGTTCGCCACCGTGCGTTATGAGCTGGAGCAGCCGCTGGTGTGGCGTCGCGACCGCTTGCCGACGATTACCATCAAGGCCTCGGTGCGCGACGAGATCCAGCCGACTGACTTGGTGAAAATCCTCAAGCCGTCGATTGACGCCTTCGCCGACAAACTGCCGGTCGGCTACAAGGTCGCCACCGGCGGTACGGTCGAAGAAAGCGGCAAGGCCCAGGGGCCGATTGCCAAGGTACTGCCGTTGATGTTGTTCCTGATGGCGACCTTCCTGATGATCCAGTTGCACAGCGTGCAGAAGATGTTCCTGGTGGCGAGTGTTGCGCCGCTGGGGCTGATCGGCGTGGTGCTGGCGCTGGTGCCGACCGGAACGCCGATGGGCTTTGTGGCGATCCTCGGGATTCTGGCGCTGATCGGTATCATCATCCGCAACTCGGTGATTCTGGTGACGCAGATCGATGAATTCGAGCGCAAGGGTTACGCGCCGTGGGATGCGGTGGTGGAGGCGACCGAGCACCGGCGCCGGCCGATCCTGCTGACGGCCGCTGCGGCGAGCATGGGCATGATCCCGATTGCCCGGGAAGTGTTCTGGGGGCCGATGGCTTACGCGATGATTGGCGGGATCGTGGTGGCGACGCTGCTGACACTGCTGTTTCTGCCGGCGCTGTATGTGGCCTGGTACAAGATCCGCGAACCGAAGAAAGACGCTCAATAA
- a CDS encoding transporter substrate-binding domain-containing protein — MKTAKSSLFLLPLLGLALLAGCNKSAEPAKPKVASESAAPAGYLDKIKARDKLIVGVFTDKPPFGFVDEAGRYVGFDTDIGRRFAKDLLGDENKVEFVAVEPASRIPFLQSDKVDLILANMTVTPERKEAVEFTNPNLKVAVQALVPQSSSVKNLDDLATRTTIVTTGTTADIWLTKNHPDWKLLKFEKNSESLQALANGRGDAYAQDNLVLFSWAKQNPGYRVLDEKLGAEAPIAPAVKKGNIELRDWVNTELTKLGEEKYLLKLYDQYVRKELSDDTKPESVIVEGGKWQG, encoded by the coding sequence ATGAAAACTGCCAAGTCATCCCTGTTTTTACTGCCACTGCTCGGCCTTGCGCTGCTTGCAGGCTGCAACAAATCCGCAGAACCGGCCAAGCCGAAAGTCGCCAGCGAAAGCGCCGCACCGGCCGGTTACCTGGACAAGATCAAGGCTCGTGACAAACTGATCGTCGGCGTGTTCACCGACAAACCGCCATTCGGTTTCGTCGATGAGGCCGGGCGCTACGTCGGCTTCGACACCGACATCGGTCGACGTTTCGCCAAGGACCTGCTGGGCGATGAAAACAAAGTCGAGTTCGTTGCCGTGGAACCGGCGAGCCGCATTCCGTTCCTGCAAAGCGACAAGGTCGACCTGATCCTTGCCAACATGACCGTGACCCCGGAGCGCAAGGAAGCGGTGGAGTTCACCAACCCGAACCTCAAGGTCGCGGTGCAGGCGCTGGTGCCACAGAGCAGCTCGGTGAAAAACCTCGATGACCTGGCAACCCGCACCACCATCGTCACCACCGGTACGACCGCCGACATCTGGCTGACCAAGAATCACCCGGACTGGAAACTGCTGAAGTTCGAGAAAAACTCCGAGTCGCTGCAAGCCTTGGCCAATGGCCGTGGCGATGCCTACGCGCAGGACAATCTGGTGCTGTTCAGCTGGGCCAAGCAGAACCCGGGCTACCGTGTGCTGGACGAAAAGCTCGGCGCTGAAGCACCGATTGCGCCGGCGGTGAAGAAGGGCAATATCGAGCTGCGTGACTGGGTGAATACCGAGCTGACCAAGTTGGGTGAGGAGAAATATCTGCTCAAACTGTACGACCAATATGTGCGTAAAGAGCTGAGCGATGACACCAAGCCTGAGAGCGTGATTGTCGAAGGTGGCAAGTGGCAGGGGTGA
- a CDS encoding amino acid ABC transporter permease, producing the protein MASSGLELLWVSLPQLAKGAGQTLSISFLSIAISTVGGVLYGVLRTLNVTWLNAILRVYLELFRAIPVLVWLYLLFFGLPIFFGLSLPSFWCAVLVLSLWGASEVGEVARGALHSLPRGQREAGLSIGLNAAQLYGYVLLPQALKRMTPPTINVYTRIIKTSSLAVLIGVVDVIKVGQQIIERTYESVLIYGALFLFFFFICYPLSAASRVLERRWTQA; encoded by the coding sequence ATGGCCAGTTCGGGTCTTGAACTGCTCTGGGTGTCGTTGCCGCAACTGGCCAAAGGCGCCGGGCAAACGCTGTCGATCTCGTTTCTGAGCATCGCCATCAGCACCGTTGGCGGCGTGCTCTATGGCGTGCTGCGTACGCTCAACGTGACGTGGCTGAACGCGATCCTGCGGGTCTATCTGGAGCTGTTCCGGGCGATTCCGGTGCTGGTCTGGCTGTACCTGTTGTTTTTCGGCCTGCCGATTTTCTTCGGCCTGAGCCTGCCGAGCTTCTGGTGCGCAGTGTTGGTGCTGTCGCTGTGGGGCGCCAGTGAGGTTGGCGAGGTGGCGCGCGGTGCGCTGCATTCGTTGCCGCGCGGGCAGCGTGAAGCGGGGCTGTCGATTGGCCTGAACGCTGCGCAGCTCTACGGCTACGTACTGTTGCCGCAAGCACTGAAGCGCATGACGCCGCCGACCATCAACGTCTACACACGGATCATCAAGACCAGTTCACTCGCGGTGCTGATCGGCGTGGTCGACGTGATCAAGGTCGGCCAGCAGATCATCGAGCGCACCTACGAATCAGTGCTGATCTACGGCGCACTGTTCCTGTTTTTCTTCTTTATCTGCTACCCGTTGTCGGCCGCCTCGCGCGTGCTGGAACGGCGCTGGACGCAAGCATGA
- a CDS encoding class I SAM-dependent methyltransferase — MKQTPTDLEQITATTLGHYNSVAEDFREGTRDHDVSQNIDALLRHIHGTAPFTVLDFGCGPGRDLQTFTRMGHVAIGLDGAEKFAQMARADSGCEVWCQDFLKLDLPAGRFDGIFANAVLFHVPLQELPRVLKQLHGTLKPGGVLFSSNPRGDNREGWNGPRYGSYHDLEAWRGLLTAAGFEELEHYYRPAGLPREQQPWLASVWRKTV; from the coding sequence ATGAAGCAAACCCCCACCGATCTGGAGCAGATCACCGCCACCACCCTAGGTCACTACAACTCGGTGGCTGAAGACTTTCGCGAAGGCACCCGCGATCACGATGTCAGCCAGAACATCGACGCGCTGCTGCGGCACATCCACGGCACGGCGCCGTTCACGGTTCTCGATTTCGGCTGCGGCCCCGGCCGCGACCTGCAAACGTTCACGCGCATGGGCCACGTCGCGATCGGCCTCGATGGCGCAGAAAAATTTGCGCAGATGGCACGGGCAGACAGTGGCTGCGAAGTGTGGTGCCAGGACTTTCTGAAGCTCGATCTGCCGGCCGGGCGCTTCGACGGAATCTTCGCTAACGCGGTGCTGTTTCATGTGCCGTTGCAGGAGTTGCCGCGAGTGCTCAAGCAACTGCACGGCACGCTGAAACCGGGTGGGGTGTTGTTCAGTTCCAATCCGCGCGGGGATAACCGTGAGGGCTGGAACGGGCCACGGTATGGCTCGTATCACGATCTTGAGGCATGGCGCGGGCTGCTGACGGCGGCGGGGTTTGAAGAGCTTGAGCATTACTACCGGCCGGCGGGGCTGCCACGTGAGCAGCAGCCTTGGTTGGCCAGTGTTTGGCGTAAAACGGTGTAA
- a CDS encoding efflux RND transporter periplasmic adaptor subunit encodes MKRLGLLSVGVLLAACSKSEPPPEPVRPVLSIKVEALNEETLGRFAGSIQARYESNTGFRVGGRIASRNVDVGAEVQKGTLLATLDPSDQQNQLRSAQGDLAKVQAQLINAQANARRQQALFDRGVGAQAQLDIANTDLKTTQASLDQARAAVNQSQDQLGYTELRSDHKAVVTAWNAEAGQVVTAGQQVVTLAQPDIKEAVIDLPDTLVDQIPSDVVFLVAGQLDPSINTTATIREIEPQAQSATRTRRARLTLANTPDGFRLGTAISVTLSSAIKPRIELPSTALQEADGKTRIWVIDTQSKTVAPRDVSVISRTNGTVVLAGGVKSGERVVSAGVNSLKPGQAVKLDEDSQ; translated from the coding sequence ATGAAGCGTCTGGGGCTGTTATCCGTCGGTGTGTTGCTGGCCGCCTGCTCGAAAAGCGAGCCGCCACCGGAGCCCGTGCGGCCGGTGCTGTCGATCAAGGTAGAGGCGCTGAACGAGGAAACCCTCGGGCGTTTTGCCGGCAGCATTCAGGCGCGTTACGAGAGCAACACCGGGTTCCGCGTCGGCGGGCGCATCGCCAGCCGTAACGTCGATGTCGGCGCCGAGGTGCAGAAGGGCACGCTGCTCGCCACCCTCGACCCGTCCGACCAGCAGAACCAGTTGCGCTCGGCCCAGGGCGATCTGGCCAAGGTCCAGGCGCAGCTGATCAACGCCCAGGCCAACGCCCGGCGGCAGCAGGCACTGTTCGATCGCGGGGTGGGTGCGCAGGCGCAACTGGACATCGCCAACACGGACCTGAAAACCACCCAGGCGTCACTGGACCAGGCACGGGCGGCGGTCAACCAGAGCCAGGATCAACTGGGCTACACCGAGTTGCGCTCCGACCACAAAGCGGTGGTCACCGCGTGGAATGCCGAGGCCGGGCAAGTGGTGACGGCCGGTCAGCAGGTGGTGACCCTGGCGCAACCGGACATCAAGGAAGCGGTGATCGATCTGCCGGACACGCTGGTCGATCAGATCCCTTCCGATGTGGTGTTTCTGGTGGCCGGGCAACTCGACCCGAGCATCAATACCACGGCGACCATTCGCGAAATCGAACCGCAGGCCCAAAGCGCCACGCGCACCCGCCGCGCACGGCTGACGCTGGCCAATACCCCCGATGGCTTCCGCCTCGGCACGGCAATCAGTGTGACCCTCAGCTCGGCGATCAAACCGCGGATCGAATTACCCTCCACGGCCCTGCAGGAAGCCGACGGCAAGACTCGCATCTGGGTGATCGATACTCAAAGCAAAACCGTCGCGCCCCGCGACGTCAGCGTGATCAGCCGCACCAACGGCACCGTGGTGCTGGCCGGCGGGGTCAAGTCCGGTGAGCGGGTGGTCAGTGCAGGCGTCAACAGTCTCAAACCCGGACAAGCCGTGAAACTCGACGAGGACAGTCAATGA
- a CDS encoding amino acid ABC transporter ATP-binding protein, with product MSALIEFQGFNKFYGEQQVLKGIDLHVHSGEVIVILGPSGCGKSTLLRCLNGLEEAHSGSLKFVGRELLDRATDWREVRQQIGMVFQSYHLFPHMSVLDNLLLGPLKVQKRQRREAQQQAEALLERVGLADKRDAYPRQLSGGQQQRIAIVRSLCMNPRVMLFDEVTAALDPEMVKEVLQVIQGLAREGMTLLIVTHEMAFARAVADRIVFMDAGRILEQNPPEIFFTNPQTARAQQFLEKFSFVATLPKTNPKKELEPL from the coding sequence ATGAGCGCATTGATCGAGTTTCAGGGGTTCAACAAATTCTACGGCGAGCAGCAGGTGCTCAAGGGCATCGACCTGCACGTGCACAGCGGCGAAGTGATCGTCATTCTCGGCCCCAGCGGCTGCGGCAAAAGCACCTTGCTGCGCTGTCTCAACGGCCTGGAAGAGGCGCACAGCGGCAGCCTGAAATTTGTCGGTCGTGAACTGTTGGACAGGGCCACTGACTGGCGTGAAGTGCGCCAGCAGATCGGCATGGTGTTCCAGAGTTATCACCTGTTCCCGCACATGAGCGTGCTCGACAACCTGCTGCTCGGTCCGCTCAAAGTGCAGAAGCGTCAGCGCCGCGAAGCGCAGCAACAAGCCGAAGCCTTGCTTGAACGCGTGGGTCTGGCGGACAAGCGCGACGCCTATCCACGCCAGCTCTCCGGCGGCCAGCAGCAACGCATCGCCATCGTCCGTTCGCTGTGCATGAACCCGCGAGTGATGCTCTTCGATGAAGTCACCGCCGCCCTCGACCCGGAGATGGTCAAGGAAGTGCTGCAAGTGATTCAGGGCCTGGCCCGCGAGGGCATGACCCTGCTGATCGTCACCCACGAAATGGCCTTCGCTCGCGCGGTGGCCGATCGCATCGTGTTTATGGATGCCGGGCGCATCCTTGAACAGAACCCGCCCGAGATTTTCTTTACGAACCCGCAAACCGCACGCGCGCAGCAGTTCCTGGAGAAGTTCTCCTTCGTTGCAACACTGCCCAAAACGAATCCGAAAAAGGAACTGGAACCGCTATGA
- a CDS encoding methionine ABC transporter permease: MWFDRLLQGFIDTFLMVGVSSLIALLAGIPMAVILVTSDKGGIYEAPVLNKALGAFVNLFRSIPFLILMVALIPFTRLIVGTTYGVWAAVVPLTIAATPFFARIAEVSLREVDHGLIEAAQAMGCRRWHIVWHVLLPEALPGIVGGFTITLVTMINSSAMAGAIGAGGLGDIAYRYGYQRFDSQIMLTVIVLLVALVAVIQLGGDRLARGLNKR, encoded by the coding sequence ATGTGGTTTGATCGTTTGCTGCAGGGTTTCATCGATACCTTTCTGATGGTCGGCGTGTCGTCGCTGATCGCCTTGCTGGCGGGGATCCCGATGGCGGTGATTCTGGTCACCAGCGACAAGGGCGGGATCTACGAAGCGCCAGTGCTCAACAAAGCGTTGGGCGCGTTCGTGAACCTGTTTCGCTCGATCCCGTTTCTGATTCTGATGGTCGCGCTGATTCCGTTCACCCGACTGATTGTCGGCACCACGTACGGTGTGTGGGCGGCCGTGGTGCCGCTGACGATTGCCGCGACGCCGTTCTTTGCGCGGATTGCCGAGGTGAGCCTGCGTGAGGTTGACCACGGTTTGATCGAAGCGGCGCAAGCCATGGGTTGCCGGCGCTGGCACATCGTCTGGCATGTGCTGCTGCCTGAAGCGTTGCCGGGGATTGTCGGCGGGTTCACGATTACGCTGGTGACGATGATCAACTCGTCGGCCATGGCCGGGGCTATTGGTGCCGGTGGCTTGGGCGACATTGCTTACCGCTATGGTTATCAGCGTTTTGACAGCCAGATCATGCTGACGGTGATTGTGTTGCTGGTGGCGTTGGTGGCGGTGATTCAGCTCGGCGGGGATCGCTTGGCGCGGGGATTGAACAAGCGTTGA
- a CDS encoding AAA family ATPase has protein sequence MLNTLAVANYRSINKLVIPLGRLNLITGPNGSGKSNLYRALRLLAETAQGGVVNALAREGGLDSTFWAGPETLSRRMRNGEVAIEPTVRQGVKRLRLGFAGEDFSYSISLGLPDSNGHFMLPEHSRPIPSRFSLDPQIKRECIWAGPHYRPASLLVDRDGPMIRARAERKWDVLAQHTPNFDSLFDQVGSLRNSPEVFQMREFIRRWRFYDHFRSDADAPVRQPQLGTRTPVLHHDGRDLAAALQTIIEIGDGDAMRDAISDAFPGARLHIEAQAGGRFAIEFYQEGLLRPLSAAELSDGTLRYLLLVAALLTPRPPTLMVLNEPETSLHPDLLPALARLIIRASEQCQVWVVSHARRLISALQEDPECNCIVLEKTLGQTGIVGQRVLDEPAWNWPD, from the coding sequence ATGCTCAACACCCTGGCGGTGGCCAATTACCGCTCGATCAACAAACTCGTGATCCCGCTGGGCCGGCTGAACCTGATCACCGGCCCCAACGGCAGCGGCAAGTCCAATCTCTACCGGGCCTTGCGGCTGCTGGCGGAAACCGCTCAGGGCGGCGTGGTCAACGCGCTTGCACGTGAGGGCGGGCTGGATTCGACGTTCTGGGCCGGGCCGGAAACCCTCAGTCGGCGCATGCGCAACGGCGAAGTAGCCATCGAGCCGACAGTGCGCCAGGGCGTGAAGCGCTTGCGCCTGGGGTTTGCCGGGGAGGATTTCAGCTATTCGATCAGCCTCGGGCTGCCCGATTCCAACGGGCACTTCATGCTGCCCGAACACTCGCGCCCGATTCCCTCGCGCTTCAGCCTCGATCCGCAGATCAAACGTGAATGCATTTGGGCAGGGCCGCATTACCGTCCCGCCAGCCTGCTGGTGGATCGCGACGGCCCGATGATCCGCGCCCGCGCCGAGCGTAAATGGGATGTGCTGGCGCAGCACACACCGAATTTCGACAGTCTGTTCGATCAGGTTGGCAGCCTGCGCAACTCGCCGGAAGTGTTTCAGATGCGCGAGTTCATTCGCCGCTGGCGCTTCTACGACCACTTTCGCAGTGACGCCGACGCGCCGGTGCGCCAACCGCAGCTGGGTACGCGCACACCGGTCCTGCATCACGATGGCCGCGATCTGGCGGCCGCGTTGCAGACCATCATCGAGATCGGTGACGGCGACGCCATGCGTGACGCAATCAGCGATGCCTTCCCCGGTGCGCGGCTGCACATCGAAGCCCAGGCTGGCGGACGCTTTGCCATCGAGTTCTATCAGGAAGGATTGTTGCGGCCGTTGTCAGCAGCGGAGCTGTCGGACGGGACGTTGCGTTATCTGCTGCTGGTCGCGGCGTTGCTGACGCCGAGGCCGCCGACATTGATGGTGCTGAACGAACCGGAAACCAGTCTGCATCCGGATCTGTTGCCGGCGCTGGCGCGGTTGATCATTCGTGCATCGGAGCAGTGTCAGGTGTGGGTGGTGTCGCACGCGCGCCGATTGATTTCAGCGTTGCAGGAGGATCCCGAATGTAATTGCATCGTGTTGGAGAAGACGCTCGGGCAGACCGGGATTGTCGGACAGCGGGTGCTGGATGAGCCGGCCTGGAACTGGCCGGATTGA
- a CDS encoding amino acid ABC transporter permease, whose amino-acid sequence MTFDYAFILSTLPAFLKAVGVTLQVGFIAIGTSLLVALLNATILVFRTPYLQRAVGLYVELARNTPLLIQLFFVYFALPAIGIKVSGFTAAIITMTFLGGAYLTEVLRAGVDAVPQAQLESGRSIGLSRGQLLRYVILPHAGILSLPSLFANFIFLLKETTVVSAVAVPEILYTTKSYIALYYKTYEMLAVLTLICVLLFLPLSLLLSRLERRLQHGQFGS is encoded by the coding sequence ATGACTTTCGACTACGCATTTATCCTCAGCACGCTGCCGGCGTTTCTCAAAGCCGTAGGCGTAACGCTGCAGGTCGGATTCATTGCCATCGGCACGTCGCTGCTGGTGGCGCTGCTCAACGCGACGATCCTGGTGTTTCGCACGCCTTACCTGCAGCGCGCCGTCGGCCTGTATGTGGAACTGGCGCGTAACACACCGCTGCTGATCCAGCTGTTCTTCGTCTACTTCGCCTTGCCGGCTATCGGCATCAAGGTTTCCGGTTTCACCGCCGCGATCATCACCATGACGTTTCTCGGTGGCGCCTACCTCACCGAGGTGCTGCGTGCCGGCGTCGATGCCGTGCCGCAGGCGCAACTGGAATCGGGGCGTTCCATCGGCCTGTCGCGCGGCCAGTTGCTGCGCTACGTGATCCTGCCGCACGCAGGGATTCTCAGCTTGCCGTCGCTGTTCGCCAATTTCATTTTCCTGCTCAAGGAAACCACTGTGGTCTCGGCGGTGGCGGTGCCGGAAATCCTCTACACCACCAAGAGCTACATCGCGCTCTACTACAAAACCTACGAAATGCTCGCCGTGCTGACGCTGATCTGCGTGCTGTTGTTCTTGCCGCTGTCGCTGCTGCTCAGTCGTCTGGAAAGGAGGCTCCAGCATGGCCAGTTCGGGTCTTGA
- a CDS encoding efflux RND transporter periplasmic adaptor subunit, giving the protein MAGPGLKVLAALSAIALLTACGDKKPPQEYLPRVFVQEVKPANYAAAVTLTGDVQARVQTELSFRVGGKIIQRMVDVSDRVSAKQVLAKLDPKDLQTNVDSAQAQVIAEQARVKQSAAAFVRQQKLLPKSYTSQSEYDSAQAALRSSQSALSAAQAQLANAKDQLSYTSLIADAPGVITERQAEVGQVVQATAPIFSLARDGDRDAVFNVYESLLAERPSDRSIVVSLLDNPAIKTTGTVREITPAVSAQSGTVQVKVSLDSLPQGMQLGSVVSATAKGSGKSAVELPWSALTKNISDPAVWMVDDKGEAQLHNVTVSRYLIGKVIISDGLKGGEKVIIAGGQLLHPGMKVEIAENTYKGLQSGAQP; this is encoded by the coding sequence ATGGCGGGTCCCGGATTGAAAGTGCTGGCGGCGCTGAGTGCCATTGCCTTGCTGACCGCTTGCGGCGACAAGAAGCCCCCTCAGGAATACTTGCCACGGGTCTTTGTGCAAGAGGTCAAACCGGCCAATTACGCCGCTGCGGTGACCCTCACCGGTGACGTGCAGGCGCGGGTGCAGACCGAACTTTCGTTCCGGGTCGGTGGCAAGATCATCCAGCGCATGGTCGATGTCAGTGACCGGGTCAGCGCCAAGCAAGTGCTGGCCAAACTCGACCCCAAGGATCTGCAGACCAACGTCGATTCTGCTCAAGCCCAGGTTATCGCCGAGCAAGCACGGGTCAAGCAGAGTGCGGCGGCGTTCGTGCGCCAGCAGAAACTGCTGCCCAAGAGCTACACCAGCCAGAGCGAATACGATTCCGCGCAAGCGGCTTTGCGCAGCAGCCAGAGCGCCCTGAGTGCGGCGCAGGCGCAATTGGCCAACGCCAAAGACCAGTTGAGCTACACCTCGCTGATCGCCGATGCTCCCGGGGTGATCACCGAGCGTCAGGCCGAAGTCGGCCAGGTGGTGCAGGCCACCGCGCCGATCTTCTCGCTGGCCCGCGATGGCGACCGTGACGCCGTGTTCAACGTTTACGAATCGCTGCTGGCCGAGCGCCCTTCGGATCGCTCGATTGTCGTCAGCCTGCTCGACAACCCGGCCATCAAAACCACCGGCACGGTGCGTGAAATCACCCCGGCGGTGTCGGCGCAGTCCGGCACAGTGCAAGTCAAAGTCAGTCTCGACAGCCTGCCGCAGGGCATGCAGCTGGGCTCGGTGGTGAGTGCCACGGCCAAGGGCAGCGGCAAGTCGGCGGTGGAGTTGCCATGGTCGGCGCTGACTAAAAACATCAGCGATCCGGCGGTGTGGATGGTTGACGATAAAGGTGAAGCGCAGCTGCACAACGTCACGGTCAGCCGCTACCTGATCGGCAAGGTCATCATCAGCGACGGCCTCAAGGGTGGGGAAAAAGTCATAATCGCGGGTGGGCAGCTGCTGCATCCGGGCATGAAAGTCGAAATTGCTGAAAACACCTATAAAGGTCTGCAATCAGGAGCACAGCCATGA